The Perca fluviatilis chromosome 18, GENO_Pfluv_1.0, whole genome shotgun sequence genomic interval AACCATGGCTCCTCCTGTCACTTGTGTTACTTCTGTCAATCCTACCCATCCTTTGCTAAACTCATCGTTATAAACACATCTTAACAACCCAAAAACCCAAATATTCAAACTAGTTAGAGAACTGAAACAATTAAGTCACTGACCCTGTTTCACATATGTTTGTGAGACTTCTAGCAGCTGGTTGAGACCGTCCAAAGCTTAAAACTGATGGCTactggaaaaaaacacacacacacatatatatatatatatatatatatatatatatatatatatatatatatatatatataaataaatatacaaatataaaaacacttttttataaGATTTTTCCGGCTCCTTTTAGGGCCCTGCTGTATGGTGGGATGAAAGAGTCCCAGCCCCAGGCGGAGGTGAGTTTAGAGGAGACGCGGGCCGAAGCCTTCTCCATGCTGCTACACTACCTGTACACGGGCCGGGCCAGCCTCAGCTCCGCCCGGGAAGAGGTGCTGCTGGACTTCCTGGGCCTGGCTCACCGCTACGGCCTCCAGCCACTGGAGGACTCCACCTCAGAGTTCCTCCGCACCATCCTGCACACCAACAATGTCTGTCTGGTTTTTGACGTGGCCAGTCTGTACTCTCTGAGTGCGCTCAGTGCGGCCTGCTGTGCCTATATGGACAGACACGGACCTGAAGTGTTGAATTCTGACGGCTTTCTCTTGCTCTCCAAGGTAAGAGATTACAGAATGGTGCATGCAGCGTTGTAATTAGTATTGCATCTGGTTCATTAGGGAGCCTTTATTATATTAGAATGATCTGTGCAGAATGCATCTTGTGGTGCCTTTTGGTTTCTACCATACAGTTCAACAGAGATCAGCCTTAAATGCAGGAGTGTATGAAAACCATAGCCTCTTAAGACACAGCAAATGTCACTTGATGTAACTTCAGCTAAGCTagtgacacagaaacacatggaCATTAATAAATCTCTCCCTGAAATGGTCAGAGCCTGAAAGCACTTATTTGTCTGGCCAACagtaaagaaaacaacaaagttTTTGATTTAAAGCGGTATGAAATGCAGGAAAACAAGCAAGTACTCATAACTAACAAAACTGTGATCACTACGTGTTTGGTAGTTTTATATTGTCACCTGTTTTTGCAGACTGCTCTGCTGACCGTGGTCAGGCGGGACTCGTTTGCTGCCAGTGAGAAGGAGATCTTCCAGGCCTTGAGCCGTTGGTGCCGGCAGCACGAGGAGGGAGTCGACACCCAGGAAGTGATGTCAGCAGTGCGGCTGCCGCTCATGACTCTGACAGAGATGCTTAATGTGGTGCGACCGTCTGGCCTGCTGAGCCCAGACGACCTGCTGGATGCCATCAAGACCCGCTCTGAGAGCCGCAACATGGACCTTAACTACCGCGGCATGCTCAGTCAGTGCTCTGCTTACTGTTATTATAACTATTAGGAATCACATCAAATATCAAATATAATATCAAATATTTTGTATCCTTGTGTTTTTCATATATTACCTGTGTATTTCATGTGTTCATTTGCACAtaaatgttttcttcttcttgggcTTCAGTCCCAGAGGAGAACATTGCCACCATGAAGTATGGAGCTCAGGTGGTGAAAGGGGAGCTGAAGTCGGCGCTGCTGGACGGAGACACTCAGAACTACGACCTGGACCACGGCTTCTCCAGACATCCCATCGAGGATGACTGCCGGGCCGGGATCCAGGTCAAACTGGGCCAGTCGTCCATCATCAACCACATCCGCTTGCTGCTGTGGGACAGAGACAGTCGGTAAGACAGGCTTGTCTCACCCTgttaaaacaaaccaaaaggAAGTGACAAACTGTCTTAGCAAGGTGATAAGAGGGCatatctgttttgtgtgtgtatcaatTCTTAATCTGACCAAAAGCCCGCCCTCATTAACCGTTAACCGTAAAGCAGGAGATTGAGTGCCAGTTCACCGGTCTGGGAGGCTCGGACATACTTTTCGCATGTGGACCGCTGCAGACTTGTGCTGGTCGTGTAGCCACGATGTTGTGTGCACCGAtgtggacacatgcagccactttctaGGAACAGCTTGCACGTCCGCCGGACCGGCATAAGTCTAAAGCGGACCGCTGAGCCCGAGCCTGGCATACTCTGTGTTCTGGACAGCCGATTTGCATAGGCACGCTGTTTAGAACCCATTTTTAGGACTCAAAGGGTTTGGGACTAAGGCTTGTAATTTTAACGTGGTTATTCAGTTTTTTGTTATCCGGGCACATTTCTTAAGATACAAGTATATAGAAGAAGGATGAAGATGGGGCGGTGAATGGACACAGTGGCTCGCTGCTCCTGAAATTACAAAATTTTAATTGTTTCTTACATTTAAAGtgtttgtgttgatgttgtattttttatgtCATATAGtttctgcttttatttaacCTCATTATACTGCCTTTATATCATGGCAAACTGAGTTTGAGTTTGTGTAATGATTTCTAATGTCATTCTTGATTATTTAAGGTCCTACTCCTACTACATCGAGGTATCTATGGATGAGCTGGACTGGGTGCGTGTTGTGGACCATTCAAAGTACCTCTGCCGCTCTTGGCAGGAACTGTTCTTCACGCCACGAGTTTGCAGGTAAACTAAACAAAGCCATTTGGCTCCCGGTTTAGTTAATATCCCTTTGCCTGAGCTGTTGTGGAAAAGTTGACTTTGTAGCATTTCATGCATGTTCACCCTGCTGATTTACAAGAAACCAGGACTCCTAAATAAGAAACACATGTACTCACAAGAAGTTCTGCAAGGTGGCAGAACACCAAAGGCTGGAGAGGTTGGCGGCAGGACGAGTCAAAACAAATCACCGTAATTTTTGCCAAGTACAAAGGGCTCGGCTGGGCTTTTTGCCATAACTTGCCTAAACCTGGCGAACATAGCATTTACAGTTTGTTTTGAGGCTGTTGCCTGTAGATGATTTAGATTATATTGTCAGTGTTTCTAACCACACTGACGTTTGCTCGGCAGaggacagacaaacaatattttcaaacatttcAGTACAGTATTTTGGTTCCTACTGAGGACAAATTCACCTTGTTAGACAAATCAAGGTGAGGTTGGAGACACTTCAGATTTGAgataatgtgttgtgtgtgtgtgtgtgtgtgtgtgtgtgtgtgtgtgtgtgtgtgtgtgtgtgtgtgtgtgtgtgtgtgtgtgtgtgtgtgtgtgtgtgtgtgtgtgtgtgtgtgtgtgaacatccAAATGGAAGTAAGACGATATGACTCAAGCTTGCCCTAAGGCATGCGTGCAATAATGGTGCTGCACCATCATACTTACACAACCAACCAACCACCTCGGCAcgcaccgatccgactttttcagtcctgaTACCGATATCTGGGCTTTGGGTATCGGCACATagcgagtaccgatccgataccacggtTTAATTATTAATAAGCTGTATGGCTCACTATGTGGAAGTTACTGGGGTCATTTTTCTTAGGTGTAAGACAACATCAGGCTTGACATTGCTTTCCTaactttgtaaaacaaaatgtaacaaataaatacagataTAAATTTACcaggcgcctgggtagctcacctggtggagcggaTGCCCCTATGTGGAGGTTTGCTCCTtgatgcagcggccgcgggttcggctCCGacatgcggccctttgctgcgtgtcgttccccctctctcccccctttcaggTCTGGGCTGTCCTGTACagataaaggcctaaaatgctggaaaaaaattaaataaaattggtatttattattaaaatattagaTTGTGCACCAGCAACTTAGTAAAACATCTTCAATATTAACAGGaattacaattttaaatattttaaatgcagCAACCAATTGGTCAAACTTTAACCAGAAATTATATAGTTTGTATATGAACATAGAATTTAATTGAATAGAACATTGTCACAATACCCGATCCAGCTATTTCAGTCAGTATCGGCCCAATATCCCATATTGGTATCGGATGGGCGCATCCCTACAAACAGCCAACTACCCAACCAATATTCAACTTTCAAAGAATTGTATTTTACCCTAAACCAATTACAGGTATTAACagtcagttgccagtttattaggtgaactagctaaaactaatgcaatAGACGTGCAATAAATCCTGCCTTCATGATGTTGCTCTTTGTGTCTCAGGTACATTCGCATTGTGGGAACACACAACACCGTCAACAAGGTCTTCCACCTCGTAGCTTTCGAATGCATGTTCACCAACCGCTCATTTACCCTGGAAAATGGACTTTTGGGTAAGTCGCAGACGCAGAAACTTTACTtgaaacctacattgtgtaatgttttgagttgattcttagcaaaaccccctttgttctttcacaaatatgtgctcattcatgtgtaattacttccaccaactaagtATTCttgtaagcgtagaatctgccatttagaatcAGTCAGAATACATACaagcgagtcgctcgaatgactGCCGCCaggttgcgcctccatctttaaaatacattagccaaagagggacatacctccgcattttacactcagtggcaccccgcactgtgacgaatgccaggtAAGCGAAACAgagaattaaaggtcccatggcatgaaaattccactttatgagttttttttaacattaatatgcgttcccccagcctgcctatggtccccagtggctagaaatggcgataggtgtaaaccgagccctgggtatcctgctctgcctttgagaaaatgaaagctcagatgagccctgggtatcctgctctgcctttgagaaaatgaaaatgaaagctcagatgggccgatctggaatcttctccttatgaggtcataaggagcaaggttacctcccctttctctgctttgcccgtccAGAGaaaggtgtaaaccgagccctgggtatcctgctctgcctttgagaaaatgaaaatgaaagctcagatgggccgatctggaatcttctccttatgaggtcataaggagcaaggttacctcccctttctctgctttgcccgtccAGAGAAtatggcccacccatgagagagaaagagagagagagagacatcatggctttcaaacgagcaaagtggcagttggtcaaggccacacccccacccttagatacagtattaggggaccactaaggtctatataaaagagacttcagatacagtattaggggaccactaaggtctatataaaagagacttcagatacagtattaggggaccactaaggtctatataaaagagacttcagatacagtattaggggaccactaaggtctatataaaagagacttcagatacagtattaggggaccactaaggtctatataaaagagacttcagatacagtattaggggaccactaaggcctatataaaagagacttcagatacagtattaggggaccactaaggtctatataaaagagacttcagatacagtattaggggaccactaaggcctatatacagtgccttgcgaaagtattcggcccccttgaacttttcgaccttttgccacatttcaggcctcaaacataaagatataaaactgtatttttttgtgaagaatcaacaacaagtgggacacaatcatgaagtggaacgaaatttattggatatttcaaaccttttaaacaaataaaaaactgaaatattgggcgtgcaaaattattcagcccccttaagttaatactttgtagcgccaccttttgctgcgattacagctgtaagtcgcttggggtatgtctctatcagttttgcacatcggagactgacatttttgcccattcctccttgcaaaacagctcgagctcagtgaggttggatgggaGCGTTtggtgaacagcagttttcagttctttccacagattctcgattggattcaggtctggactttgacttggccattctaacacctggatatgtttatttgtgaaccattccattgtagattttgctttatgttttggatcattgtcttgttggaagacaaatctccgtcccagtctcaggtcttttgcagactccatcaggttttcttccagaatggtcctttatttggctccatccatcttcccatcaattttaaccatcttccctgtccctgctgaagaaaagcaggcccaaaccatgatgctgccaccaccatgtttgacagtggggatggtgtgttcagggtgatgagctgtgttgcttttacgccaaacataacgttttgcattgttgccaaaaagttcgattttggtttcatctgaccacagcaccttcttccatgtttggtgtgtctcccaggtggcttttggcaaactttaaacaacactttttatggatatctttaagaaatggctttcttcttgccactcttccataaaggccagatttgtgcagtatacgactgattgttgtcctatggacagagtctcccagctcagctgtagatctctgcagttcatccagagtgatcatgggcctcttggctgcatctctgatcagtcttctcattgtatgagctgaaagtttagagggacggccgggtcttcgtagatttgtagtggtctgatactccttccatttcaatattatcgcttgcacagtgctccttgggatgtttaaagcttgggaaatctttttgtatccaaatccggctttaaacttctccacaacagtatctcggacctgcctggtgtgttccttgttcttcatgatgctctctgcgctttacacggacctctgagactatcacagagcaggtgcatttataatgcggacttgattacacacagctggattctatttatcatcattagtcatttaggtcaacattggatcattcagagatcctcactgaacttctggagagagtttgctgcactgaaagtaaaggggctgaataattttgcacgcccactttttcagttttttatttgttaaaaaagtttgaaatagccaatgaatttcgttccacttcataattgggacccacttgttgttgattcttcacaaaaaattacagttttatatctttatgtttgaggcctgaaatgtggcaaaaggtcgaaacgttcaagggggccgaatactttcgcaaggcactgtaaaagcatccaaagagcaccatgtcatgggacctttttaaaacgacaatgcgacaggcaaagcaacaagaccaaagttaatattggagtggctaaacagctgcgtgtaaacgatggagatactaagagctaatttcgggtttgGCCACCATAGAAGTTAAAACGTGctgggaatgggaggggctagtaatattcagttggttgtcatatacaatttcaccgctagatgggagaaattcttacacaatgtagctttaaaggtTTCAAACATTCAATTTACAACATTTGTCTTATATTTCATCCCCACTTCACTCTGGGTTGCTTGTAATTTCTGATATAGGAATTTAAGCGTGCTCTATGTTTAACTTCTATTCAGGCTAAAAGCAGTTAGCCAGATTCCTTTCATACAAACAAGTGCAGATCTGAACAGAACAAGTCCATAACCCTACCCTGCACCTCATGTTTGCAGTGCCCAGTGAGAACGTGGCGACCATTGCGTCGTGTGCCAGTGTCATTGAAGGTGTGAGCCGTAGCAGGAATGCCTTGCTCAACGGCGACACGCGCAACTACGACTGGGATTCCGGCTACACCTGCCATCAGCTGGGCTCCGGGGCGATCGTCATCCAGCTGGCTCAGCCCTTCTCCATTGGATCTTTGAGGTATAGATCTGGCCACATCATTGACCCTATTGAGtatggtaaaaaaacaaactgagctCATATTGCAGTTGTGTCTACCCCAGTTAATAAGAGTAAAACTAAGCATCTAACAATGTATTAGTTTAGCTGGAGTTGAACATGCAATACATGGTTTGGTAGTTCTAACAATTTTATAACTGCTGCTTGACATGGTCATATGGCCGTTGCCATTTAAAGAATCTGTTGtggtaaaatgtaattttaagcTACAGTCTGAAATAGCGTTGGCATCTGGTATAGAGTGATTATGAATATGgttgggttaaaaaaaacaaaaaaaagatcttcatttgagtgatctgatatcGATTCATGAAATCTCCAAAATGATCTTTTAAAGCTAAGAGATCTTGGTCGCCATTTACTGTCTTAAAGGTGCAGAGTGATGCTGTGCAatgattgttgatatttgaactcggCTACCAAACAATACCAATCCTGCGTTATGTCGATATCCCTTTGGCTGGCGCAAAACCTCTTTAGGGGGCGCCAAAACTTTCCCTatgcagtaaaaaccctgaATAAATACCGGTAATAACTTCATAATACTAACCATTaaacaatttaatttaatttacagcATTAGTTCTCTGATAATCTCTTTCATACCAAGAcaaaattggtattgtaactgaaaaacccCAAATaatcgatattgaatcgaatcgggacCTCGTGAAGGCTGTTCGGTTCAAAACAGGTAAATGGTGTTAATTGTTCCTTAACATCCTCTCCCTGTTCAGGCTGCTGCTGTGGGACTGTGACGAGCGCTCCTACAGTTATTACATTGAAGTCTCCACCAACCAGCAGCAGTGGACCAAGGTGGTCGACCGCACCAGGGTACCATGTCGGTGAGGCTCCCGTTTCCTCTTCTGTCACTTCCTTCCTTTTACCGCACCACTGTCGCTTCTTCCTGTTAACCTATCCCTTGAACACAGGTGTCGTATTGACATGTCAAACCTAGGATGTAGACATCTAGAATAACTGACACTATGTGGAAGGCTGAGGCTATATGTATTACCCCGGTGCAAACAGTACATTTAGTCCTGTGTGCACCGATTTTTGAATGACTTATCATTATACCTGTTCATTTCTAATTAATATGTTCTGACTGTTAAATGATCCCACTAAGCGTCGAACCTTAAAACAACAGAGGAACACATTCTTCTCTGAAGGTCTGTcttaaggcccagacacaccgaccagacggccggccctcggcagaaaaggcagtcggattgatcagtctccccaagttggtcaaaaaagtgcctcagaacacaccgaagcaacgagacgtaatacatctcaaTAACAGCTGGcggtgctaatctgtattgtcggccaaaaatgaaaaccggcagctgattggacgaatgcgtcacgtgggtctgacTTCTCCGGatattcaaagacagactgtcatggcagctTGTTCaaaatacgatctcatattgtactaaaatagttcactgaaacatgtttctgaaaacattttaagtataAATAAATAGGCTGTGttgttgctgaatctgtcttcatttcacatcgacaaaggtcagtttaaaagattgtcgtcagattttgagagactctagtcacactGATttcgctccccgtttccgggttagcactccaccaatcagatgggtcatttgaatccaactgccggcagtgcccgtcTTCCGATtctacatgtcaaatcggccaaaatgaaggccgacggcccctcagacggatgacggcacggaacacaccgaacagacagCTCGGTGTGTCTGGACCTTATCTAAAGGAACCTTTAGCCACATGTTCCTCGCTAAGGAAGGAGCAGGCGTGTCTGAAAATCACTTTCTTGAGGGGACATGATTAAAATACCTGGTCATATTCCAATCAATTTTTGGCTCTTAAATAGCTGTTGCTCTTGTAGGTGGGTAGACAACATTTAAAAATTCCACACTTAATGGCGAACAGTTTACAAACTtccatgtaaaaataaaaaaatcaggaCCCTGTCAGGAAAACATAATCATAACAAACATAAGTGT includes:
- the btbd9 gene encoding BTB/POZ domain-containing protein 9: MSNSHPLRPLASVSEIDHIHLLSEQLGALVLGEEYSDVTFIVEGKRFPAHRVILAARCHYFRALLYGGMKESQPQAEVSLEETRAEAFSMLLHYLYTGRASLSSAREEVLLDFLGLAHRYGLQPLEDSTSEFLRTILHTNNVCLVFDVASLYSLSALSAACCAYMDRHGPEVLNSDGFLLLSKTALLTVVRRDSFAASEKEIFQALSRWCRQHEEGVDTQEVMSAVRLPLMTLTEMLNVVRPSGLLSPDDLLDAIKTRSESRNMDLNYRGMLIPEENIATMKYGAQVVKGELKSALLDGDTQNYDLDHGFSRHPIEDDCRAGIQVKLGQSSIINHIRLLLWDRDSRSYSYYIEVSMDELDWVRVVDHSKYLCRSWQELFFTPRVCRYIRIVGTHNTVNKVFHLVAFECMFTNRSFTLENGLLVPSENVATIASCASVIEGVSRSRNALLNGDTRNYDWDSGYTCHQLGSGAIVIQLAQPFSIGSLRLLLWDCDERSYSYYIEVSTNQQQWTKVVDRTRVPCRSWQTLKFDKQPASFIRIVGTHNTANEVFHCVHFECPAQLDTDVKEGSPGQDSPDSGSASPQPRPYRSSRTHGLLPSQPSPPSSYSSQSHH